One Argiope bruennichi chromosome 5, qqArgBrue1.1, whole genome shotgun sequence DNA segment encodes these proteins:
- the LOC129969525 gene encoding prostaglandin reductase 3-like, with the protein MASKPKTFKKLMVQKLTSNFREAVSIETVDMCHPKKGEVCVKNKYVGINATDVNLTKGRYLVSAKVPFGVGFEGVGEIVEIGETVENFKVGQSVAYMDVRCNAYAEYVCLPAQEVLPIPKTIPDYLALLVAGQTAAKGLDRAARITSGETVLITAAAGGTGHIAVQWAKAVGCHVIGTCSSEEKEKILKELGCDRIINYKKEDLGEVLSKEYPKGINVIWETIGGKVFTECLKHLAIRGRLLIVGGISGYKTENKEALTKVDLSNLPSQLLTKSATVQGFLFTQYPDEEGYYFKYLSESLESGKLTVVCDNGEKTTGSEFFGVEGIIKAVEHLHSGKNIGKVVARVS; encoded by the exons ATGGCATCCAAACCAAAAACCTTTAAAAAGCTAATGGTGCAGAAATTGACTTCGAACTTTCGGGAGGCTGTTTCGATTGAGACTGTCGACATGTGCCATCCAAAAAAGGGAGAAGTATGCGTTAAAAACAA ataTGTTGGCATTAATGCAACAGATGTTAATTTGACGAAAGGTCGATATTTAGTTAGTGCCAAAGTGCCATTTGGCGTTGGATTTGag GGTGTTGGTGAAATAGTGGAAATTGGAGaaactgttgaaaattttaaagttggaCAAAGTGTAGCGTACATGGATGTTCGATGTAATGCTTATGCTGAATATGTG tGTCTGCCTGCGCAAGAGGTTCTTCCCATTCCTAAAACTATTCCTGATTATTTGGCATTATTGGTAGCAGGTCAGACAGCTGCAAAGGGTTTAGACAGA gCTGCTCGAATTACATCTGGAGAAACGGTGCTTATTACTGCAGCTGCGGGTGGTACTGGTCATATTGca GTGCAATGGGCTAAAGCGGTTGGCTGTCATGTCATTGGCACATGCTCATcggaagaaaaagagaaaatcttAAAG gaACTTGGATGTGATCGGATTATCAACTACAAGAAAGAAGATTTGGGAGAAGTACTATCCAAAGAATATCCG AAAGGAATCAACGTGATATGGGAAACAATCGGAGGAAAGGTTTTCACAGAATGTCTAAAACATCTGGCTATCCGTGGAAGGTTGTTGATTGTCGGCGGCATATCTggttataaaacagaaaataaagaagCCCTTACGAAAGTAGACTTGTCAAATTTGCCTTCACAA CTTCTTACTAAATCTGCGACTGTCCAGGGTTTTCTCTTCACCCAGTACCCTGATGAAGAGGGTTACTATTTCAAATACTTGAGCGAAAGTCTTGAAAGTGGAAAGTTGACTGTTGTATGTGACAATGGAGAAAAAACGACGGGAAGTGAATTTTTTGGCGTAGAAGGTATTATCAAAGCAGTGGAG catttgcaTTCTgggaaaaatattggaaaagtaGTTGCCCGTGTTTCGTGA